The DNA window tttaaaagaatTTCACACTTTGGAACAGTTGTAAATGTGTCATCATCTTTGGTTTAAGCAGATTATAAACAAGGTTGCTGGATGTGCTACAcctgtttctttaatcccagcatttgtgggtggaggcaggaggatctcaagttagAGACTAGTCTGGGGACATACCAGTTCcaagccaggactacatagaacgATCTTTCCAAAAAGggaacgaaacaaaacaaaaacagaaataaaagtgaTTAATTGTTGAACGAAGGAAATTGAGATTAGCATTTGAAGTGAGTATGCGAAGAACATTAGGACACAGATGGGCATCATGTGGGAGCCTCTGTGAGGAATGGGTCATAGTTAGGATCTTGGGTGGCTGGGATCAGCAATAAAAGGAGGTTGGGTCAGAGAAACTAGAGCGGAAGAGACTGGAGTAGTTGTAAGCGGTGTGGTGACATCATTTCCCTCATGCATGCTCTTACAGCCATGTATGTAACTCCCAAGTATGTAGTTAGGTGTTGTATCACCAGTTCCTGCCTGTTTCTTAGATTTGTAAATCTTACTAATGCTGTTCATGCAGAGTGCTTTGCATTCCTGGCCTTTGGTGTACTTCAAGTTGTTAAATTCAGAGAAGTTCTCTATATTTTGCTCTGGTCTGTGACTAGATAAAAGGATGACTTGGTGAATTGAATTGGTTAAAATATTTTGCagacttggtaaaaaaaaataactctaaGCTAAAAAACTAGAATAGGTCAATTTGTGAATCTTGCATAAATTATTCTTTTTCACTGTCAAAAATATAAAGAGTTAAAAAGTCCTAGGGGAAAATTGTCTTTTAGGGCTTTTGATAAATTAAGTATCTTAATAATTAGCACTGTGGGAAATGCATAATACAATAATACAATAATAATGTAATTATTTTGAATTGATCACAATCACCGTTATATTTAAGGTCGTATTAATGTTACGTACtatttgtttatgtttatatgtaGCAAAGTGTGGGACGCTGTCTCTGGAGATGAACTGATGACCCTGGCTCACAAGCACATCGTCAAGACCGTGGATTTCACACAGGTGTGGGAGTGGAGCTTGGGGTAGGGATGTAGTTGAGCCTGCACACTGTTTGCATagcgcacacacacaggccctGAATCCCACTGGAGATGGAAGAAGTGTTGCTGGGTAACTCCTGTgatgcagggagggaaggagggcagcAGAACGACGGCAGGCAGCTCTGGCTGTTCCTGCGGTGTGGCATAGCTAAGAGGACAGCAAGCTTGGCAGCTCTCTAAGGAGGTCACAGTGCCCTCCTAGAAGTAGTTGGCTGCAGTGCTGTCTTTATTGGGAATTATAAAGTGGTTAgtgtaacatttttcttttttgttttcaggATAGCAATTACCTGTTGACTGGAGGACAGGACAAACTGCTGCGCATATACGACTTGAACAAACCTGAAGCAGGCAAGTGCGGCTGACATATCACTGTGGTTTTACTTTTCCTTTAAGTAACGGACTAAAGAACTCTAGAATTGTGACAGCTAAGATAATCAGCAGAAAGAAGCATCCATCATTGTTAAAATCTTTTGTCAAAATAAATCCTGTTAGGCTTTTCTTATTCTGTGcagatttcattttaatattgGCTTATTTTACTGCAGAGCTCGTAGCCTTCTGGCAGTGTAGAACATCACCATGTTAATGGTTTTTCATTTCATGATGCTAGGGTCTGTGAAGGTACGAGAGCAATGTTGGTAGAGTTAGGTGATGTGTGGTGTGGCACTCTGGAGGAGAGGATGCTGAGACAGTAGTGTGCATGGTAAGGGTTAGGCTTTCAACTGTTTAGCTGTATTGGTTCATAAGAAACATTCTGTAGGTGCTGACAGGGCTTTTGTGAATTACAAAACGGACATTAAAGTGTAAGAAGTGATTGTGATGAGCAGTTACTCTGTAGAGTTGTACTGTTTGGAAATGCATCTGTAATGTGGTGGACTGCTTGTCACTGTTGACTGCAGTGTCTGCTGGgcattttctctctgtctgtggTGCACTTATGCTAATATAGCAAAGTGTTGTTGAACTTGCTGGACACAGTAAAGGCCTACAGGGCTCGGGTGGAATAGTTCAGGGCTCTGGGATACATTTTTCATCCCCACCTCTCACAGCTGTGCTTTGAAGGTGTTTTCTCAGTGGATCTCAGTAGAAGTGATGGCAGTTCATGGGGCTCTGACTCTTCGTCAGACTGTTAGTGACTCAGGTGTACGCTTCTGCTTGATCCTCACAGACTATATGTAACAACTTCTATTgcctcattttaaaaatgaagaaaggaaatttCTTTCATGGGAATTGCTTATACTACTTTTAaaatttccctttctccttcctctacttTTGTGTTGCATGCTtgtgttgcgtgtgtgtgtgtgtgtgtgtgtgtgtgtgtgtgtgtgtgtgtggtgttggtgTGCGTGCGAGTGTGGGTGCATTTGTGTTTGTTTCCCCCCAGTAGTTACTACCAACAATGACTTAGACAAGGCCCTAGAGTTAAGTTTACTCTGAGGATTAGCTTAGTACATCCTTGTTCCTGGGCCCATGTTTTTATCCATTAGTAGTATGTTTAtcctagggttttactgctgtgaagagacaccatgaccaaggcaactcttataagggcagtatttaactggggctggctgacaggtccagaggttcagtccattatcaaggcaggagcatgggcagcatgcaggcaggcatggtgcaggaggagctgagagttctacatcttcatctgaaggtggctagtggaaaactgacttccaggcagccagaatgagggtctgaaagcccacagggtcacacctactccaatgggaccacaccttctagtagtaccactccctgggctgagcataaaCAAACTGTCTCAATGTTGTAACTTTCAATTGTTTTCATATTGCTCAGTTTAGAAAGccaaatatttattattcattttaaattgtttcttcTAAAGAACCCAAGGAAATTAGTGGTCACACGTCCGGTATTAAAAAGGCTCTGTGGTGCAGTGAGGATAAACAGATCCTTTCAGCTGATGATAAAACTGTTCGGTAAGTTAATTTTTCTTCATTAACTTAAAGGTTGAAAGGTATTTTACCTTGTGGTTTATAAAGACTTTACTAATCATGTAGGAACATGTGTTGTGTAGCTTAAGTCAGTGTAAGTCACAGTGAGGTGCAGTTACTATCATTGTCACATGGAGTACAATGCAGAAAGTCATTGAGTTGCGTGCGGCCTTGCAGCTGTTCCTACTTTAGTTATGGACAGGTTGGCTGAGGGAGTTCATGATGCCCTTTAACCTTTGTGTGTTGAGGCCTGATATATTTTGTGTAAAGATGCACAGCTGTGAGAGAGTCCAAACCAACAGTTAGATTAGGTAGCCAGAACTAGGTGCTTTATGACAGTTTTGTTAGGGCGTTAGGAAAGTAGTAGAAAGTTGATTTCACCCGTACCTAACGCAGGCTTTTATATTTCATAGGAACTCACAATTCCTACTAATTTGTAATGAAAATTACTTTATTACAATTGTGACCATTTTCTCATGGATTTATGCATAGATTAAAAAAAGCTTTTTTCTGGCTATTGAATAAATATACTTATGtactcattcattcgttcatttatTTGCAGGCTCTGGGATCATGCCACAATGACAGAAGTAAAATCTCTAAATTTTAATATGTCTGTTAGCAGCATGGAATATATTCCTGAGGGAGAGATCTTGGTCATTACTTATGGGCGATCCATTGCTTTTCATAGTGCAGTAAGGTATGTCCATCCAAGACacttcttcatttccttcagtgGAAAGAGGGggaattaactttaaaaataaagggctggagagctggctcagctgtTGGTTAACAGTGACTGTATGTCTTGTGGAGAAGTCAGTTCTCACCACCGTCAGGTGGCTTGTCCTCACCTGTGACTGCAGCCTTGGTATCCGTGGTCTCCACAGGAGTCCACGtgtacatgcacaggcacacattcaTACAGATAAAATGATCTTTAAAAACTTGGAAGGTTTATACCAGAAAGTTGCATGATTCTTTTAAAGGCAGATTAATACCTGTGCTGTGTAACTCAGACAGAGGGAAGTGCTCCCACTCCTCTTAGCACCTGTCTCTTAGGTTGAGCATACTGTAATCAGGAATTAGCAAATTTTAGCTACCTAGGATATTTATTggcatattttatattgttttttatcAAAGGAGCCATTGGCAAGGTGTTGTATATTCCTTACTATGTAGAAATTActgatactgttttcttttttctaattaaaattttaaagagacAAGGTctagggatacagctcagtgagaGTGCTTGTCTCGCATGGATTAGgaacctgggtttgaatccctaGAATCTAAAAGCAGGGAGGGAAGTAATGCAAACCCAttcattgtgtgtgcatgtatgtgcatgctttggttttttttttttttttttcttttaattattaggACTATGATGCATATAatcttgttttttaattaaaagtgttTTTATCCATTAAAAcacctttaaaacatttttattggttgtAGTGCATTAAATTGTAAGAGCTTATGTTTCAGTGCCCTGAGCAGTGTAGCTGGTATTGTGCTATATCTTTGTTCTCAGTACTGGAATCCTGTAAGTACAATGTTGAGTTCAGCTGTAGAACTGACTGTGCACTTCTTAGCCTTGGTATTTAAAGGGTTTCTGTAAAGATTAGACCACATTCCCCTCTGACAGTAGTCTTATGATATGGTCTTGAAGAATACCACAGTGTTTAGCTTCATTGAATAGGGGACAAAAAATGACACGGAAGCTCTAAAACATGTAAGAGAGCTCCTATAAACACAAGAAGGCTATTAGTGGAATACTTTTACACAGATCGTGAGATTGTGCAACTGTAACCGTTCATCTCTGGACCGTGCATTCCTGCTCTAGACTGTTGCCTCAGATCTCATTTGGTAGTCACTGGCCCGTTGAATATTTGAAATACCGAGGGCTGGTCTGTAATGCTAGATACAGCACAGCCAACTTTagggtttgtgtgtttgttttttttccaagacaggatttctctgcatATCCTTGGCTGTTGTGGAactctgtatagaccaggctggccttgaactcagttttacctgtttctgcctcttgagtgctgggtgGGGTTAAAGTTAgacgccaccatgcctggctatttATATGCGGTGTGTGTTGATTGATGATCTATGTTGAAATAATTTTCAGGATTGAACTGAAAAGGGCTGTAAAGAAtagatagggtttttttttaggGGAAGTAGTTGTGCATTGATAAATACAGTTTCATTATAATGCAACTAATTAATCTTAgttattgctgggaagagacaccatggccaaggcacttacaaaaggaagcatttaagtGGGAGCTTTTGGAGGCTTACATTTACAGAGCATAAGTCTGTGGCCATCATAGCAGGAGGCAGGCTGGCATGGCGTCGAAGCAGTGGATGAGAGCCTGTATCTGAGCCACAAGCTGGAGCTGACACAGCTAACCAGACTGGATCTGCCAGGGGCTCGTGAACTCCGCTcactccccagtgacacaccctgAACcatcctaatccttctcaaactaGTCTAACTGGGAACCAGGCAAAAGACTACAGGCTTCATTCTCCCTCAGACCAGCACAGGGCCTTCCCTCCCTGGTTAGAAACAGCTGCTGAGAGCAGTGGTAGGTGTTGCAGGAGGAGCCTGAAGCCTGCACCTCGCACCCTGCACAATTGAGAAGACATTTAACATCCCTTTGTACTGTAGTGATTCCTACTGTAAAATATTGCTCTTGTTTACCTTTGTCAGTGTCGAGCTAAGCAAATGCCTTGTCCCtgacttttgatttttcttttttttttcggaggtggggactgaacccagggccttgtgcttgctaccactctgctaaatccccaacccctctttttttttttttttttttttttttttttttaaagcagggttTTAAGGGTGCTCTTCATCATGTATCTCTGgctgggttcttttttctttagcctcttgagtgctggtatGCAGATGCGTGCCACTGCTCAGCCTGTATGACCTTTTTGTATTTACTAAAATAATGCATGTTTATAGAGAAAAATAGAGTGAAATTTTTCAGAAGAAAATGAACTAATCAGGCATTGTCACTGCTCTAAGTGGTGGAGCTTGGGAGAATGGAGGTGACAAAGGAGGTGGgttaaagtctcatgcaatagccaactttattcagagcatcagacagttTATATCCACTGAGGGTAAAGAGAGAGGCATCTTAAGAGCTTAACCTGTACAGTCACAAGGCTAGTTACATGTAATTGAGTAACAACAGCAAGTACTAGTAAGTAATCTGAAGTGAGGACTTTCCTACCCCCTGCACAGGAGGAGCATAAATCATTCCAACAGCTACTCCATGCTTTAAAGAAACTGAGGTCAGGAGACTCCAGTTTTCTTGAAGAGTTCTCACAAGCATGCAGAATTCTCACAGAACTCCATTCCTGGACTGAGTTCCAGCATGGCATGATGTTCATCTCTAAACCTGAGCCCAGTAACAGTTAAGGCGAGGAGGATCTCAAGTTGAAGGCCTTTCTGGACTCCGTactgattctgtctcaaaaacaatacaAGGTCCCAAATACGGTTTATCAGCCAAGACATTGATCAGAAAAGTGGCTCCTGCTCAGAATATGGAGTTCCCACTACTAAATGTCTTCCTGAGATGAGGTCCATTAGGGTATAACAATATAACAATCTTAAGTCATATACACCTAACTGAATCTCTATTTACTGTGTATTGGGTTTCAGAATTCAGGAATAATTTTTTAGGATTAATTTTAATATGGCTAGATAGTTATTTATGCAGTGTTAAAAATTTTGTAGACATTTATGTTTTTGTGTTCTTTCCTTCACACACAGTCTGGAGCCAATTAAATCCTTTGAAGCTCCTGCAACCATCAATTCTGCATCTCTTCATCCTGAGAAGGAATTTCTTGTTGCTGGTGGAGAAGACTTTAAACTGTATAAGTATGATTATAATAGTGGAGAGGAATTAGGTGAGTCTCATTCTCTCCCCTTAATCAGGTATCTCCCTCCACCTGTGGGTCCTGACCCCTTCTAGGGATGTGTGTGTctcaaatgactctttcacagggattgctgaagaccattggaaaacacaggtattatgattcataacagtagcaaagttttAGTTCGacgtagtaacaaaaataattttatggttggtggaGGTCACTACACCACCAcagctgtgttaaagggttgcagcattaggcaggttgagagccactgccttaAATAATTTACTATCAAAATATTATGAATGCCTTAGGTATTTACGTATGGTTTGTTGAAAGTAAGTTTTCCAGCTAACTAAAACTGGAAACTCATACCTTCAAAAACAAAGGTGTTATCCATTTTTGATAGAAATACAGACCCTCTGACAAGACTGAACTCATTTCCTCTTATCTGAGTCTTATCTTTACACTGATGTTCTGTAGTTCACTGATTTTTGATTCTTTATTGGGATGGAATATTTGTATTTCAAGTCAAATATGAAACATATGCAAGggtattttgttctttctaagGAGAGAACAGGTATATAATCCTGTTTACCCAGCCTCCTTTCTTCAACCTAAGTCTCTAGAGAATGGTGGGGGAATCATTGGTTTAACAAGGACCCTTTACAAAGAGTAATATATATAGGATTATAACATATAATATTtactatatttaatttattttaacataaagtaattaatataatttaaatcgAAACTAAAGTATAACttaatatagtaatatataaaatattaagatGAGTTATATATTgacatgtaatatatattattttatatatataatatattattattagttTAATAGTTCTTAAGAAGTAGAATGGCTGATGTATGATTAATTTGAAGCAGAAACATCCTAACTTTATCATGTGTAGAATAGTAAGTATGCTAGATAGGTCAGAGAGCACAATTTTTAGTACCTAACCAAGTCCAACTGTGTTTTGCTTTTAGTTTAAAAATCTCCCTTTCTGTCTGTAAACTGGCGTCTCTTCTTACCTGTATCTAAGTATTCTGGTTTTCCACCCACAGAGCTAACTCACTGGATTTATACACAAAGAGCAAGAAACggctttattttgtttcttgggaGAAACTGGTGGACCGGGGTTGCTTAAGTCAGTTCTATAGAATGTTCAGTCACATGTCCGTTTTTTTCGGCTTGAGAGAACTGTGGCTGGGCTGGGGCGGAGGAGGTGCTCAGCGTTGATGATCCAGGCTGTGTTCAGAGGAGAGATAGATAGGTGTGGGTTTTGGATACAGTTGTTCTCATCCAGTGTCTGTtcatggaacttttggggttgtgTCTGAGGGTTGAATCCAGGAGGTTTGTATATGATAGACAAATATTCCATCCTGGTCCCTCTACTCTTAGATGCTTCTATTCCCTGGCTAGTCAGAGATGGAGGAAACTCCAGAATAAGATGGAGAGGCATAAGATTATATATGAGAGATTCGTAAGTTTTCCTGCAGTAGAAAAACCTTCCCAATCACTACATTCCCGGTATTAAAATGCGGGGTCAGGATTGAACCTGTGTCAGCACTGTGGTGGAATTAGGAAGCCGGATAGATGGCCTGGTTAGGGAGTCAGGGGCTGGCGTCTGTAAAGAGCTCCATCTGCTGGCCCTCTGCAGGCATGGATGGATCGGCTCTAAAGCAGGGTGAGTTCAGGACCTGGACACTGGGGTAAGGTTCACAGACTTGAGCTCTAGTCTAGAATTTAGTCTTTATTGACAGCTTCTCAATTCTCAGTGGGACATGAAACTTCATTTTCCACTTTTGAAAGACAGTCTGTGTTGGGACACGGTCAAAAGAGTGACTCATAGTGAATAATACTAAGGGTCTCTCAGGGGACCCTGAGAGAGTCTGCAGGAAAAAGTCAGAGGCCTTTCTTTCCCCTCAGCTGCATTTTGTATACTGAAACCGCGATAGCATTGTCCACAGCATCAGACTGGTCCACCCCATCTTtcaggccatcagatcccatggcTTCCAGACAAGAGCTGTGTGGATCAGTGAAAGTTGACAGGGCTGCCTCTGACATTGGACAGGAAAGGGCTAATTCTAGGGAAATGATCCCCAGCAGTACAGACGGACAGTATCTCTTCTAGTACAGTGCTATTTACCCTAATAATTAGCTTTGCATGTATTTAAATCTGATAACCCCACTCTTCACTGTTTTCAGAATCCTACAAAGGTCACTTTGGCCCCATTCACTGTGTGAGATTCAGTCCCGATGGTGAACTCTATGCCAGTGGTTCTGAAGATGGGACACTGAGATTGTGGCAAACTGTGGTTGGAAAGACCTACGGCCTGTGGAAATGCGTGCTTCCTGGTGAGGACGTCTCTTCAACGTTACCAAATTATGCTGCGGAGACTGTGTGTCCTTCACTAGTTCTGTTGCACTGTGTCAGTTGCCTTTAGACTTTGAGTTCTGCATATGGCATAAGCAAGTGAAATCATGCTGCTAACTGAGCAATGACCTTTATGTGATGAATTGAATGAACTGATTGCAAAATTTATTACAAAGGAGCTCGGGAGATGGCCCAGGGGTTCAAAagcatacataaaaaaataaaataaaataaaaataaagcttgtTAGAAGGCAGTATGAAGAATTTACAAGTATCTATTCAATTTTTTATAGTATTACTTGATCCTTACCACTGAAAACATGTTTTTAAGtttaaataacaaacaaacaaacaaacaaaaactccaaatACTTATTACTAATCCCAGAGTGACTGTTGTACTAAAGGTGGCTTTAGATGTCTCTTTTAGACTCACAGTGACTGTTAAGAGGAAGTGTGCTGTGTGAGTTGGTGAACACCTGCCCTGCTTCATAGTCAGTCACCCCGCTTTTCTCTTCACAGAGGAAGATAGCGGGGAACTGGCAAAGCCAAAGATCGGATTTCCAGAAACAGCAGAAGAAGAGCTGGGTAAATACAAATTAATGAACTTTTCTAAGGGTCCTGGGTATGTAAAAATTCAGTGTATGAGCATTTTTGGTCCATGGCAAAAGAGACTTAATAAGTGAAGTACATTATAGGAAGCttaagtgtgagtgtgtaagcATTCGCTCCCGAGTTCCAGGCTCGTGCACGTGGACAGGACTGATGGGCTCCCTCATACGCTCAGGAACAGGTACTTAAAGGTTCCCGAGACAGTTTATAGCCatgaagggaggcagagagggcttCCTGCATAAGGGACACTTACATGCGAGGAGACCGCAGGACGGACAAGGTGGCTGGTGAGGATGGACAGGAGGGCTcagcagaaaacagaagaaaggcaagGGAAGCAGCGTGAAGGATGTCTCTGTCCAGTCTGAAGAGTCAGGGTGAGATGAGGTGAGAGGCTAGGCCAGCCGGCTCCTGGTTTGCTCTGTTACAACCTTGATCGTTTTATAAACTAGGAGAGTGAAAAACCTTTGATCTGAATGAAGGTCTAGATGTAAAATTAGGAAATTGTCTTGATGTATAGTGTGGAGAAAGAGTTAGACTAGGGACAATAGATTCAAGGTTAGTAGCCACAGGACAGACACCAAGAACAGAAGGAAGGTGGGCTTGTCTTAGATGCATAATGGCTAGATTGGAAGATTGGTCATTACTTGTCTTGTAACTTGGGGCGGTAAGAAGAGTTGACCGCAGATTCTGAGGCTAACCCCCGCTTTGGATGCTATTAGAGCCTGCCCCCAGAAGCAGTGCTTAATGGTTATGATTTTAATTACATGCCCTTGATACTAGGAATTGATTACTAAAGGAAAGGACAGGACCCACAAAGGCATGCTTTTAATTAGATGCTGACTGGATAGTTGGAGTCAGCCGAAGTTTATCCCGAAAGGACAGGGATTGGGGTTGGACAAGGATGTGAAGACCAAGAACGGGTGACTGTGTCTAAGCTCTGCCCAGGGGTTTGGTGGCCGGAGTCCTGGGGTAGTGTGATGTTCAGTAGCATTTCTATTTTCTCATTCTCGCCACAGCATGCTTGAAAAGACCCTTCTATTTATCCCTCCTTGTACAGAAGTGTagatttccttcttcctttattAAATCTGCTATGGCTTTGTCTTTTAAATGCAGAAGAGATTGCTTCAGAGAATTCAGATTCCATCTATTCGTCAACTCCTGAAGTGAAGGCCTGAGCAGCGTCAGACGTGTGCCGCAGATGCCATGCAGTTGATGGACTGAACAAGCAGAGACCGGCATCGGCCTTCAGTTACTCTGCCTGTGGCAAAGGGGACAGACTGTTGGGGCATGGATTGCTCCAGTGCACGAACCACTACAGTGTTGCCTGTGAGGGAACTGGCTGAGCGTGCGGTGCAGGCAGGAGGAGTCTGTTCACCTAGTGCCTGCCAAAGCCTGCTGCCGTGATGAAAAGCCAACTTAGTGTCCACTTTACCCCAGATCTCCTGTAGCTGTTTCTGTCatggagaagaaaaatatattggCCTATTTTTCTGACATTTCCCTTGAAGAATGCCTTTTTTTCTCTGCTTAGTTGTGAAGAAGAGGAAATACATGATAAAGTAACTGGTTTGATCTCTTTCATTGTACACTGACGGCTTCTGGACATCTAATTTTTTAGTTATCTAAATAAAATGCCTCTAAAACaataattttctgtttctttgggaaATTCTGACATGCTTGAATATTAAAACTAAATATTCAGAGTTTTCTGTATCATCCACAGCCAGCAGTGGCAAAAGACAGTTTAGTTAGAGCCTGAACTAAACATTTCCTAATTTTGAAATTCAAttatttaaacttgaaacttTCCTATCTTTTGCTAGGTGTTCATTTATCTTCCGGAAGGGTAGAATTGCTTTTCTTGTTTAAACATGCATGTTAGttactaaaaagaaaagcaattagGAAGACAGGTAAATAAGCGGAAGTCCCAGTTGTTCTGAAAACCGCTGTCCGCAGTCAGACATCTGCTTGGTTGTACAAATACCCACATGACTGTGAAACTGGGTTAATCATTAATTTGAAGTAGTTTATGATGTATCAGACTTTATCACATTGAAATTTGGGTCATTCAAAAAGTCAACCTTTAATACATTGGATCAGTTGAATAAATTTgtagtttattattttataatatgaagAGATTAAATTAGTAATTTGGAAATAAAGATGAACAGCTTGCAttaatttgctttcttctaaTTTGTCTTTTGAGTGACCTTTAATACTTTGATTAGAAAAAAGCTTTGGCTGGTTTGTGACAACCAGAAGGCGGCACTACAAGCAGCGGCTGGGGAGCCAGGGGGACGCCTGTCACAGACGCTGATGAGCCTCAGGCAGTGGTGTTCCTGTGTCCATGTTTAACATGCTTGGTTCTCTGCTCTGTAGCAGTACTGTTAATGTATCAAGATTAGACTGAGAGTCTGACCCTAAATAAAGTTGAATGCATCTTTTATAATGGAAGTTGCTTGAGttcatgaaattaataaaataagggCATTTCTTTTTGTGCCATTGGT is part of the Rattus norvegicus strain BN/NHsdMcwi chromosome 4, GRCr8, whole genome shotgun sequence genome and encodes:
- the Strap gene encoding serine-threonine kinase receptor-associated protein, which gives rise to MAMRQTPLTCSGHTRPVVDLAFSGITPYGYFLISACKDGKPMLRQGDTGDWIGTFLGHKGAVWGATLNKDATKAATAAADFTAKVWDAVSGDELMTLAHKHIVKTVDFTQDSNYLLTGGQDKLLRIYDLNKPEAEPKEISGHTSGIKKALWCSEDKQILSADDKTVRLWDHATMTEVKSLNFNMSVSSMEYIPEGEILVITYGRSIAFHSAVSLEPIKSFEAPATINSASLHPEKEFLVAGGEDFKLYKYDYNSGEELESYKGHFGPIHCVRFSPDGELYASGSEDGTLRLWQTVVGKTYGLWKCVLPEEDSGELAKPKIGFPETAEEELEEIASENSDSIYSSTPEVKA